One Gossypium arboreum isolate Shixiya-1 chromosome 13, ASM2569848v2, whole genome shotgun sequence genomic window, CTGCCATGGTTACAAGTACGATTATTAACCTTGTAACCCCTTAAGTTTTATTTTCTTTGCTTATTGACCCTTCTTTCCATTATATGGCTGTGAACCTGTGAACTCTACTTAGATTTGAGGTGTGTATTAATTCTTCCTTTTTGTTTACTCATATTCTTAAATGAAACTGCAGTGTCCTTGTTCCAGACCTATTTCGTGGTGACCCCTGGGAAAAGGGCCGACCAAAACCAATGTTTGAACAATGGCTGGCTAGCCAAGACCTTCAGAGGGTTGCAAATGACATAGCAACCTCAACaaaatggatggttgatgaatttaGAGCTGCAGGAATTTCAAAGAAACTTGGTATCATTGGATTTTGCTTTGGCGGTGGCCGTGTGATCGATGTTTTAGCCGCTGACCAGGGTGCTTGTTTTAGCACTGCTGTCTCATTCTATGGGACCAGGATGGATCCGACACCGGCATCTAAAATAAAGGTGCCTGTGTTGTTCATTTCAGGGGATGATGACCTGCTCTGTCCTATTGGTGTTTTGAGCAAGTTCGAGAAGATCATTGGCAACGGCTCTAGGGTTGTAATCTTCAAAGGAAGAGGTCATGCCTTTGCCCATCGACCGGGATCTACAGAAGAGGATGCAGATGCGGAGCAGGC contains:
- the LOC108464591 gene encoding uncharacterized protein LOC108464591 isoform X1 yields the protein MGLASATTISSSSSSLLSSSLCPGRRGFLLPCHHHFCFLSTFSKCNLNWKRSSGKKRGERVKCSAVGVGVEDEACELVNGVELSIGEGDDNIQAYLFKAVKNNNGAGVLLLSDIFGFQDSATRDFAYQVACHGYNVLVPDLFRGDPWEKGRPKPMFEQWLASQDLQRVANDIATSTKWMVDEFRAAGISKKLGIIGFCFGGGRVIDVLAADQGACFSTAVSFYGTRMDPTPASKIKVPVLFISGDDDLLCPIGVLSKFEKIIGNGSRVVIFKGRGHAFAHRPGSTEEDADAEQAFTLMRNWLHDGLLVNS
- the LOC108464591 gene encoding uncharacterized protein LOC108464591 isoform X2; the encoded protein is MPWQKRLSSALPSSLLLPLNFFYVQSKCNLNWKRSSGKKRGERVKCSAVGVGVEDEACELVNGVELSIGEGDDNIQAYLFKAVKNNNGAGVLLLSDIFGFQDSATRDFAYQVACHGYNVLVPDLFRGDPWEKGRPKPMFEQWLASQDLQRVANDIATSTKWMVDEFRAAGISKKLGIIGFCFGGGRVIDVLAADQGACFSTAVSFYGTRMDPTPASKIKVPVLFISGDDDLLCPIGVLSKFEKIIGNGSRVVIFKGRGHAFAHRPGSTEEDADAEQAFTLMRNWLHDGLLVNS